The DNA window TGGACGTCAAGGAGCTGCAGGACCACTACGGACCGGACTTCATGCTGATCCACGTGAAGGTGAGCGACGACGATACCCGCCTCGAACGGGCGCGGGTGCGGGGAACCGAGAGGGATCCCAAGACGATGGAGGATCTCCATCGCCACGACGCCCGGGAGGAGAAGAGTTTCGGCGTCTCCAAGGCGACCGCCCTCGCCAACTACACCATCCCGAACAACGGTGACCTGGAGGATCTCCACGCCGAGGTGGACGCTTGGGTGGAAGAACACCTGCCGGAGCTGACGAAGCGCTGATCGCCGCCCGATAGAGTCTTCGAGAATGAAAAACCGCTTCCGCGAGGGAGCGGTTTTTTCGCGCTCGTCATTCGGGCCGAGCGCCGGCGGGACCGCCCTCTTCCATTCGCCGGACCGCCTCCTCCGCCTCCTTCCCCTCGAGCCAGAGAACGCCCTCACCGAGAAGAACCGCCCGCGGAGAGGGACCTTCCAGAAAGCGGACGAGACGGGCCGCGAAATCCCTCGCCCGCGCCTCCACGATCGCGGGGCGGTCGGCGGCGGATCGGAGGACCCACAGCTCGGGCGGGCGCCCCTGGAAACGAATCGAGAGAATGCCGGAGGGACTCATCGAAGGTTCCCCGTCGAGGAGCGCGCGCTCTTCCTCCCCGATCGATCGGATCGCCGCGGCCGCCGCTTCCTCCGGCGTCGCGCCTCGACCGATCGCGCCAAGCCAAGCCCGAGACGCCTCCGCGCGGATTCGCCGGACCCGAGCTCGGAAGCGCTCCGCCGCCTCCGGGAGAGGCGTTCCCGACGCCGAGGCTGCCGACACGGATGGAACGGCCCCGTAGAGCCTCTCCGCCTCCTTCGCGCCGGGGGATCCCTCCACGCATCCCCACGCAGGATCGAAAAGGCGGCCGTCGATTCGGAGCGCGCCCCCCGGCGCCGCTTCGATCGTGGCGCCTCTGGCGACCTCTTCGCCGCAGAGAAAGAGACGGTTCGTCCCGGCCGGTTCGATTCGGATCGGGAACCCGTCCCGATCACTCTCACCGCACCCAATCAGGAAGAAAAACGCCGCGGCGTGAACCGCGGCGATCATCCGTGCGCGCCGTGGGCGCATCGACGTACCCTCTCGAACAGGCTCAGCGTATATACCCGAGGGACCGGAGCTTCTCCACCACTTCCTCCTCCATGTCCACCACCTCGCCTCCCCGGAGCGATCCGCCGGTTCTCTCGAGCTGTCCCCGAAACCAGGCGAGAAGGAGATCCGCCATCTCCTTCACGATTTCTTCGTCGGTCTCGGCGAGATCCTGCTTCTCGCCGGGGTCGATGAGGAGGTCGAAGAGGGCCATCCTCCGCTGCTCCTCGTTGTAGGAAAACTTGTACCGTTCGCCGATCACCGCCTTCCACTCCTGTCCGTAGAGGAGCGATTCGGCGAAGCGGTAGCGCGGCCCGTCGGGCGCCTTCCCCTCGATCAGCGGCGCCAACGACTCGCCGTCCAGGTCCCCCTCCCCCCCGTCCTCCTCGCCGAGAACATCGAGAAGGGTGGGCATCACGTCCACGAGGCCGACCCGCCGGTCCACCTCGGCGGGCTTGAAGCGGTTTCCGGCGCGGAGAAGGAGCGGCACATGGAGCAGTTCCTCGTAGAGGCTGTGCCCGTGCTCGAAGCGACCGTGATCCCAGAACTCCTCGCCGTGATCGGCGGTCACCACCACCACCGTTTCATCCATCAGGCCGGCGCCGTCCATCCATTCGAAGAAGCGTCCGCACCCCTCGTCCACGGCGGCGATTTCGGCGCGATAGAGCGTGCGGGCGAAGTCGCGGATCTCCGGCGTAACCATCCTCTCCTTCTTCCAGCGCTCCACGCCGGTGAAGGGGGGCTCCATCTCCCAGTCATAGGTTTCCAGAAAACGGGTTCGGAAAGGCTCGGGCGGGTCGAAGTCCATGTGCGGATCGAACAGATGAATCAGCAGGAAGAAGGGCTCCTCCCGGTTCTCGTCCAGCCAGCGGATCGCCTCGTCGAATGTCTCGCCGGCGCGGCGGATGGTGAGGTTCGCGCCGGGGACGTAATCGTAGAGGTCGAAGCCCCGGTCGAGGCCGAGCACCGGGTCGAGGAAGGCGACGTTGACGAAGGCCGCCGTGCGGAAGCCGGCCGCGCGGAGCCTCTCCGGCAGGGTGGTCACCTCGTCGCGCAGCCGGGAGAACTCCGGATAACGGCCGGCGGCTCCGTGCGACGTGGGATAGAGGCCGGTGAGCAGCGACGCGACGGAGGGGAGGGTCCAGGGAGCGGGCGATGAGGCGCGGGTGAAACGGACCGCCCTCTCCGTGAAGGCGTCCAGGTTCGGCGTGACCGGCCCCGCCTCGGTTCGGGCGCCCACGTCGTCGTATCGGCAGGTGTCGATCAGAATCAGCACGGCGCCGCGCAAAGGCGCCTTCTCCCCCCCTCCACAGGAGAGGAACAACGACGCGAGCAGGAGCGCCGCCGCCCCGCGCGCCATCCGGCCTCCGGTTCTCGTCCTCATCCGCGTTCTCCTCCCTCGCCCGTTCGGACGCATTACAATGGGTACCACAGCCGGCCCGCCGCGCCAACCCCGGAGGAGGGCTTTCGGGTTGTCGGTCCGGCGTGCGGGGTGCTAGCCTCGGCGCATGGCCAAGCGAACCGGTCCGCTCCGCGGCCTGCTCCCCGAGATCGTCCTTTATGGAATCGCATTCGCGGCGCAGGCTCTTTACATCATTACCATTCGAAACGAGCCGACCTTCCGCGCCCCCGTCGTGGACGGCGGCGTTTACGTCGCGGCCGCCGAGTCGATTCTGCGCGGGGAGGGGATCGGCCCCGGGCCCTTCCGCTTCGGGCCCCTCTACCCGTACATGCTCGCGCTCTGGCTCCGCCTCGCCGGCGGTTCGCTCCTCGGCGCGCACCTTCTCCAGGCGCTCTGGACCGCCCTCACGGCGCCCCTTCTCCACAGACTCGGCCGCGCCCTCCTCGGCCGGACCGCGGGGCTCGTCGCCGGTTTCGCCGCCGCCTTCTACTGGCCGCTGATCTATTTCGCCGGCGAGCCGCTGATCGAGCCGGTTCTCCTGCCGATCCTCCTCGTCTCCCTCCTCCTTCTCCTCCGCATGGAACGGAAGGGAGGCGGATGGACGGTCTTCGCCGCCGGCGCCGCGCTCGGCCTCTCGGCGATCGCCCGGCCGAACGCGCTCTTCCCGGCGGGAGTCTTCATCCTCCGCGAAGCGCTCCGCCGCCGCCCGGCGCGCGCCGCGATTCTTCTCGCCGGCGTTCTCCTCCCCGTCCTGCCGGTCACGGTTCGGAACGTCGTCGCCGGCGGTGACGCGGTGTTGATCAGCTCCACCGCGGGGATCAACTTTTACATCGGAAACAACGAGCGCTCCGGCGGGCGTGACTCCTCCTTCCCCGGCATGGTGCAGTGGACCTTCGACAAGGTGCACCGCCTCGCGGAGATCGAAACGGGACACGCGATGAAACCCTCCGCGGTCTCCCGTCACTATCTCCGGAAGGGACTCGCCTGGGCCGCCCTCGAACCGGGGCGCTTCCTCCTCCTGCAGGGGCGCAAGGCGGTCGCCCTCCTCTCTTCCTATGAAATGCCGAACGTGAAGGATCCCCTGTTCTACCGAGACCGATCCCCCTTCCTCCGGCTCCCGCTCTTCCTCGGTTTCGGCGCGGCGGCCCCCCTGGCGCTTCTCGGACTCTTGCGGCGGAGACGGCGTCCCGGCGAGGGGACGGCGCTCCTCTTCTTCGGCGCCTGGACCTTCTCGGCGTTGCTCTTTTTCGTGAACGCCCGCTACCGTCTGCCTCTCGTCCCCTTCTTCCTCCTCTATGGGGCGATGGGGGCGACTCGCCTCGCCGGCGCGATGCGGGCGGACCGGAGGCGGGCGGCGGCGCTCATCGCCGCGCTGATCGCCGCGTTTTTCCTCGTCAACTGGAACCCCCTCGGACGCGTCGATGATCCCTCGCAGGCGTGGTTCAACGAGGCGTGGGCGCGCCAGCAAACCGGCGACCGGGAGGGGGCGCTGGAGGGTTACGACCGCGTGAACCCCGGAAGCGCGTGGTATCCTTTGGCGCTGAACAACCGAGCGGTGCTCTTTCTGCGGGAGGCGTCCGTGGACAAGGCGCTCCGGGATCTGGTCCGGGCGGTGGAGATCGACTCGACCTATTACGATGCGTGGTCGAACCTCGGCCGCGTCTACTACAACGCCGGACGGCCCGACGAGGCGGCGCTCGCTTTCGGGCGCGCGGCGCGTCTCCGGCCGGACGACCCGGCGCACCACGCCAACCTGGGCCTCGCCCGGAAAGGGACGGGGGACCTGGAGGGGGCCGCGGAGGCCTTTCGGGGGGCGCTCCGCGCGGACGACGGCTACGGGAAGGCTCGGGAGCACCTGGCGGAGACGCTGGTCATTCTCGGCGCGAACGACGAGGCGCGGGCGGAACTGGAGAGGATCCTCCGGGACGACCCGAGGAACGCCACCGCCTGGTACCACCTCGGGACGGTGCGGCGGCGCTCGGGGGACGACGCCGGCGCGCGCGAGGCGTGGCGCACCGTGATCCGCCTCGAGCCGGATGGGCGCCTCGCCCCACTCGCCCGCGCCGCCCTCGGAGAGTAGGCGGCCCGCGCGTTGTCCCCCTCCCCCCCATCGGCTACACTCGTCTTTTCGAAACGGGAGAGGACGATGGAAACGGAGCGCCACATGCCGTACCGGAACGCCCTGGTGATCCAGACCGGGTTCGTGGGGGACATGGTGCTCACCTCTCCCCTTCTGCGGGCGCTCCGGAACGCGGCGCCGGAAGGGAGGCTCACGCTCCTCCACGATCCGCGCACCGAGGGGATCGTCCGCGCGTGCCCGCACCTCGACGAGAGGATCGTCTACCGGAAGCGGGGAGAGGAGCGCGGCTTCCGCGCCGGGCTCCGACTCGTGCGACGCCTCCGCGCGGCCCGTTACGACCTGGTCGTCTCGCCGCACCGCTCCATCCGGAGCGGGCTCCTGGCGTTCCTCTCCGGCGCCCCCCGGCGGATCGGTTTCCGCCATCCTTCCTGCTCCCTCTTCTACACCGACGTCGTCGATTACAACCGCTGGGAGGGGACCTTCATCCGGAGGAAGCTCCGCCTGCTCGAACCGCTCGGAGTCGAGGGGGCGGACGAAACGCCGGAACTCTACCTCGCCGCGGAAGACAGGGAAGAGGCGCGCCTCCTCCTCGGCGACGCGGAGGTGCGCCCCCCCTACGCGGTTCTCGCCGTCGGCTCCGCCTGGCCGACCAAGCGATGGCCGGCGGAGCGTTTCGGCGAGCTGGCGGCGCTCCTCGCCGCCGACGGGATCGCCTCCGTCGCCGTGGGCGGGCCGGACGAAAAGGACGCGGGGCGCCGGGCGGCCGCGATCGGGCCGTTGGCGGACCTGACCGGCCGAACCGGTCTCGGCGCGGTGGGGGCGCTTCTCGAAGGGGCGGCGCTCTTCGTCGGCAACGACTCGGGCGTGCTCCACATGGCGCGGGCGGCGCGCACGCCGGCGGTCGCCCTCTTCGGGCCGACCGGCCCGGAGCAGTTCGCTTTCGACTCGTTGGTACGGGTCGTGAAGAGCGACGAGCCCTGCGCCCCCTGCTCCGACCACGGCGGCCGCGAGTGTCCGCGCGGCGCGCCGGTCTGCCTCGCCCGCATCTCCGCCGCCCGGGTGAAGGACGAAGCGTCGGCGCTCCTCCGCGCCGCGCCGGAGCCGGCCGATGCCTGATCGCGCGATGGAAACCCCCGCCCGGAACGTGGTCGTTTTCCGCACCGACCGGATCGGCGACCTGATCCTGAGCACCCCTCTCTTCGAGGCGATCAAGATCGCGTCGCCGGAAACGCGGGTCACCCTTGTCGCCCCTCCCTACGCACTCCCGGCGGTGGAGGAGAATCCCCATCTGGACGAAACGATTCCTTGGGACATCAAGGGATGGGCGGAGGTGCGCCCCTTCGCCGCGCGCCTCCGACGGGAGCGCTTCGACGCGGCGGTCCTTCTGAACCCCGGTTGGTACGACGGATGGGCGGCGGTGATCGCCGGCATCCCCTTCCGGACCGGCCCCCTCGCCCGCCCCGCCGGATTCGCGCTCCTCAACCGGGGCGTGCGGCAGGCCCGCTCCCGCTCCAGGCTGCACCAGTCCGAGCTGGACGCCGCCTTCGCGAAGACGATCACGGGAAGGACGCGAAAGGGGACGCCGCGCCCCCGCATCTGGCTCCGCGACGAAGAACGGCGGCGCGGAGGCGCGCTCCTCCTCGGTTCGGGGATGAACGCCTCCCCGCCGCGGGTCGGCATCCACGCCGGATCGGGCGGTTCGGCGGTCCTCTGGCCCGAGAGGCACTACGCGGCCCTCGGACGCCTCTTCACGCGGGAAGGGTGGAACGTGGCGCTCACCGGCGGACCCGGCGAGGAAGAGAGGGTCGCCCGTCTCGCGGCGGAGATCGGCGACCGCGCCTTCCCCCTCGCCGGGACGGCGGACCTGCGCGTCTTCTTCGGGATGCTCACGCACCTCGATCTCTTCATCGCGCCGAGCACCGGGCCTCTTCACGCGGCGGCGGCGCTCGGCGTGCCGGTGGCCGCCCCCTATTCCCCTCTCCCGTCGCAGAGCGCCGGTCGCTGGGGGCCGCGCGCCGACCGGGCCGTCGTTCTCACGCCGGACGTGGATTGCCCCGAGAGGATCCGCTGCGCCGGAGAACGCTGCCCTCACCACCCCTGCATGGAACGGATCGAGCCGGAACGGTTCTTCGAGGAGGCGGCGGCCCTCGCCCGGCGCGGGAGGGAATCGCGATGAGGGAGACGATCTCGGCCGTGGTCATCACGCGAAACGAGGAGGCGGAGATCGCCGACTGCCTCGCCGCCCTTCGATGGGCGGACGAGATCGTGGTGATGGACAGCGAGTCGACGGACCGGACCGTGGAGATCGCCCGGGGGATCGCCGACCGTGTGGAACTCCGCCCCTTCAGCGGCTTCACCGATCAGAAGAGGGCGGTCACGGAGATCGCGCGCGGCCCCTGGATCCTGAACGTGGACGCCGACGAGAGGGTCGGGCCGGAGCTGCGCGACGAGATCCTCGCCCTGCTGGAGCGCGGACCCGACCGGAACGGCTACACCGTGCCGCGGCTCACCTGGTACCTGGGCCGCTTCATTCGGCACGGAGGATGGTATCCGGACCGGAAACTGCGCCTCTTCCGCAAGGAGCGGGCGGAATGGATCGGCGGCATGGTCCACGAGTCGGTCCGCGTCGACGGCCCGACGGGCGAGCTGATCCATCCTCTCCTCCACTACTCTTTCCGCGCGCTGGACGACCACCGCGCCACCATCGAGAGATTCACGCGGCTCGGCGCCGAAGACCTCGCCAAGCGAGGTCGGGGCGGCCGTCTGTTCGACATCGTCCTCCGCCCGCCCGCCGCGTTCCTGAAGTTCTATCTTCTCCGCGCCGGCTTTCTGGACGGCTGGCGGGGTCTGTTGATCGCGCTCTTCTCGGCGCGGCACACGGGGCTGAAACACTTGCGGGCGCGGCGCCTCCGGCGGGCGAAGGGGGCGCGGCGCGGGGAGAAATCATGAGCGACGGGGCGAAAGGCAAGAACCCGATTCTCTTCAACCGGTACGGGATCACGCGGGTCGTTTGGCGGGCGTTACTCTACCCCCTGATCCTCGGGGCGGCGGTGATCGCCCTCGGCATCGTCTTCTCGCCGCTATTGGGACGGACGGAGTTCTCCGTCGGCGCGACCTCCTTGGAAGATATCGGTCCGGGTTTCGTCCTCGCCGGGTACGCGATGCTGATCGCCGCGCTCCTCGTCGCCGGCTACGTGATGACGCGCTTTCTCGACCGGCGCCCCTTCGCGGGAATCGGCCTCGGCCTCCACGAGCGATGGGGAACGGAGCTGGGCACCGGCCTCGTGCTCGGCGCGTTCTTCATCACCGCCGTGGTGCTCCTGCAAACGCTCGCCGGCTCCGTTCGGCTCTCCCCCGCCGGCGGCGATCCGGGCGGGGTCGCGGCCCGCCTTCTCGTGCACGCGGCGATCTTCGTCTGCGTCGCGGTCCTCGAAGAGCTCGCCTTCCGCGGCTACGCGCTCCAGCTTCTCGCGGAGGGTTTCTCGCTCTTCGGCGACCGGGCGGGGAAGATCGTCGCCGCCCTCCTCCTCTCCATCCCCTTCGGCGTGACCCATTATTTCAACACCGGAGGGACCCTCACCGGGGCGCTCTCCACGGGACTCGCCGGGCTGATCCTCTCCCTCGCCTATTTCCGCACCCGGAGCCTCTGGCTTCCGATCGGCATGCACGTCACCTGGAACTTCTTCATGGCCGCCGTCTACTCGCTCCCGGTGAGCGGCGAGATACTCCCCCGCACCCCCTTCGATGCGTCCGTCGGCGGACCGGTCTGGGCGAGCGGCGGGAGCTTCGGGCCGGAGGGGAGCCTTTTCGCCTTCCTGGTCATGATCGGCATGGCGGTCTTCCTCATGCGGTGCCGGGGGTTGTTTATCTCCGAGAAGGCGGCGGCCTGGTTCCCGGCGCCCGCCGAGAGAACCGCCGCGAAAGAGGAAGAGGCGGAGTCGAAAGAAAAGCCCGCCGTCGAGGCGGGCCCGTAGCGGTTCTCGTTCGATTCGCCGGAGGCGATCCGGCGTGTGGGCAGAGGAGGGCGGCCGGCGCCGGCTAGCGGTCCCCTTCGCTCGGGGACCGGCGGAGGCGATCCGGGTCGGTGACGGTACGCTTCGTCCCTCCATGGCAACGGCGGTCACGCTTCGCGAACCGTCTCTCGGGCGTGATTCGCCTCCGGTCCACGCAGGGCATCTCGACCTCCGCCTCCCTCCGTTCGATGGCCCGCAGAAGAAGGTCCACGTTCTCCCGCCGCGCGAAGAGGCGCTGGAACCGGTCGTACCCCTCGCAGGGAAAATACGTGGCCGCAATCGGGCCGAGCACGGCCATCGCGTCCACCCGCGCCGGGGCGTGCGGTTCGTTCCTCGCCAAAAGCGCGATGGCGGGCGTAGCCATCCCCATGGTCACCACCCTCTCGGCGATCCCCTCGATCAGGTCGCCGTCCCGGATCGGTTCCGACCCGCCGAAAGGAGCGTGTCTCGTCGCTTTACGTGTCATATGCTCGTCGCCTCGCTCAAGGGGGCATTTCCATTGAAAGGAGCGGCTTCGCGCCGGGTCGCGCTCCGGTCGGAACGTGACGGCCGCCGAAGGCCGCTCCATTTTATCTCGTGGAAAAGGAAAGGGCCGGGCGAACCGGCGCGCCGGCCGGTCCGGCCGGTCCGGCCGGTGACGGTCGCTTCCGGCGAACGAAATGAGAAGCCGAACCGCGGGGCGGCGACGGACCGCCGCGCCGCGCGGGAAACGCCTCGTGCCATACCTGCATCCTAATCCTCTTCCCCCGAACCGTCAAGCGGCGGGCGCGGTTTCCCGGCGTCTTGACCGGTTCCCTCCGGTCCTGCTACCGTCTCCCGCGCCAAGGAGAGGAGGAGCGTCATGCGTTTGCCGGTGATCGAGTATCTGCGCGCCGCCCGGGCGCCTCGGGACGTGGAGTTCGACCTTTCGCGGAGCGGCATGCCGGAGGTTCCGCCGGAACGCCTCGGCGTGCCGGCGAACCGCCTTTTTCTGGACGAAGGGGCGGACTGGGGGGGACCGACCTTACGCGCGGCGATCGCGCGCTCCTTCCGCCTCCCGGAGTCGGACGTCCTCCCCGCCCACGGCACCACCTTCGCGATCTTCCTCGTCTGCGCCGCCCTCCTGGAGCGCGGGGACCGCGTGCTCGTCGAGCGCCCCGCCTACGAGCCGCTTCTCTCGATCCCGCGGTTTTTCGACGCCGCGGTGGACCGATTCGACCGCCCCTTCGCGGAGGATTACCGGATCGACCGGGACCGTCTCGCCGGAGCGGTCCGTCCGGACACGCGCCTTCTGATCCTCACGGACCCGCACAACCCGTCGGGCCGGGTTCTGTCGGAAGAGGACCGGACATGGCTCGCCCGTTTCGCCGAGGAGCGCGACTTGAACGTTCTCCTCGACGAGGTGTACATCGACTTCACCGGCGTCGACGGTTTTCGGCAGGCCCGCTCCCTCGGAGAGAGGATGATCTCCATCGGCAGCCTGACCAAGGTGTACGGTCTCGGCCGCCTCCGCGTCGGCTGGATCCTGGCGCGGCCGGAACTGATCGCGCGAGCGGCGCCCCTCTACGACTACACCCTCGGCGATCCGAGCGGACCGTCGGCGGCGCTCGGCGTGGCGGCCTTCGGGATGCGAGAGGTTTTGCGCGAGACGGGGCGGCGGCGGGCGGAGGAGAACCGGCGAATCGTGGCGGAGTGGATGGCGGGGCGTCCCGAGCTGGAATGGGTGGAGCCCGGCGCGGGGATCGTCGCCTTTCCGCGCTTCCGCGGCGGGGTCCCCTTGGAAGGGGGCGACTCGTCGGCGTTCGTGAAAAAAGCGAGCGCCCGGCACGGCGTGCTCACCGTACCGGGCGCCTATTTTGAAGATCCGCGCGGCTTCCGCGTCGGCTTCGGGATCGAGACGGACCGCCTCGCGGCGGCGCTCGAACGCCTCGGCCGGGCGGTCGCCGAAGCGGTCTAGTGGCAGCAGTTCTTGAAGGACAACCCCGGAAGCTCGGCGCCTTCGAGGTCCTCGATCAACGCGAGCAGATCCTCCATGTATTCTTCCGCGTCGTAGACGACGCCGTCGATCACGATCCAGATCCCCGGCTCTTCGCTACTGCAATCGGTGACGAAGAAGCTCGCCTCTTTCTTGCCCGCGATGGTGAGATCGCCGGTCACGCAGGTGTCCGGATCGGAGACCAGAACCATGTCGAAGCGGACGGCCGGCGCGACGGTGGTCCAGAGACTGAAGGTTCCGCGGGCTCCCACTTCCTCCTCGCCCACATCGAGCATCTTGAGAGTCGCCTCAAAGTACGTCTTGTCGATGGTTGCGTCGTCGTACCAACCGGAGGCGACAAGGGAGTCGGCGCCGGTCATCTCTAAATCGGCCAGGAAACAGAAGTCGCAGACCACGCCTTGCAAGGAGACATCGGCGCTCGTCACCTCGACGTCATCGAGGTCGCCGAGATCTTCCATGTTGGTCGCGATGTGCCCGGATAGATCCAGATACGCCGAATCCGCGAAATCGTCGAGGTGGATCGCGCCCCGGATATCCATGTTCATGTCGGCCAGGTTGGTGTCCACGTCGAACTCATAAATGGTGATGTCGCCGGGCCAGAGCGTGCCCATCGTGTCCGCCGCGGTCATCAGGATCTTCACCGCGTTCGCGGGGGACGCGCTCGTCCGCTCCATGCCGGCGAGGGTGTCGAAAAGCGTGCCTGTCTGCGTCCAGGTGCCGTACAGGTCCTCGATGTCGGCGCCCAGCAAGGAAAGCATGAAGAACATCTCATTCATGTTCTCCTCGATCGCGTCCTCGTTCAGCATGTACATGGAGGGACACTCGTCGCTCACCGAGCCGACGGGAGCCAGAAAATCCTCCACGGTTGCGAAGATCTCCTCGGCCGTCAGCGTGTCGTCGCCGCCGCCGCCCGCCGGGTTGTCGTCATCGTCACCGCCGCATCCGGGGAAAAAGGCGAGAGCGAGGGCGAAACTAAAAGCCGCCGTAAGAAAGAACCAGCGTCGCATCACAGAGCACCTCCGCGTGAAGAGTGAAACGCCAATATTGTGTCGGTCCATCCCGGCAAACGCTAGCACCGGTCCGGACCCGGGGTCAATGAGAAGTAATCGCCCCCCGCGAAACGCCCGGAAGGGATCCGGGCTCCGCTCGTATCCGATTATCGGCCGCCGGGCGTTTTTCCAAAGGGCGGATCGGCGGAACCCGGGCGGGGAGCGGCAAACCGGGAGCGCGCGACGGGGAGGCGCACCGGCGGGCATGCGCGCCCTCCTTGACCCTCCCCCCCCGCCCCCTCTACCATCGGCTGCGCCGGGCGGCACGCGGCCGTAGGGGGACGGGTATGGACGAGAACAAGCGGACGATTTTCGAACGGTCGGTCCCCTGGCTCTATCTTGTTTTCTTTTTCTTCCTCCTCCAGCCCCTCACCACGGGAATCGGCCGCCTCCTCCCCGGCCCGCGGGTGGACACCTTCCAGAACCTGTGGAACTTCTGGTGGGTGCGGCGCGCCTTTCTGGATCTGGGGACCGGGCCGTTTTTCACGCCGGACCTTCTCTGGCCGGGGGGAGCGGACCTCTCCTACCACACCCTCTCCCTCGGAAACACGCTCCTCGCCGTCCCTCTCGGCGGGATCCTGTCGCCGGCGGCGCTTCTGGGACTCTGCCTGACCCTCGCCTACCCGATCGGCGCCTGGGGGGCTTACCTCCTCTCGCGGGAACTGGGCGCGGGGCGGGCGGGCGCTTTTCTGGGCGGCCTCTTCTTCGCCCTCTTCCCACACCACCTGGACCAGATCCACTCGCACCTGAACCTGACGTCCAATCAGTTCCTCCCCTTCTTTCTTCTCTACCTCGTGCGGACGCTCCGGCGCCCCTCCCTTCGGGCGGCGCTCCTGTCGGGGCTTTTCCTGGCGATCCAGGCGTGGTTCTGTCTCACCTACATGATGCAGGGGCTCCTCCTCGCCGCGGCCGCGGCGACTGCGGCGCTCCTCTTTCCGCCAGGCGGGCGGCGGGAGCGGCGCTGGATCCCGAGACTCGCCGCCGGCCTCGCCCTCTTTCTCCTGTTGATCGCGCCCCTCGTCGTTCCGCCGCTCCGCTCGTCGGAGGCGCGAGGAGAGTTCACGTATAAAAATGTGCGGCCGAACCTCTCCGCGTCGCTCGAGACGCTCGCGTCCCCCGGCGTCTTCCACCCGGTGCTGGGGAAGACGGTGCACTCCCGAAACAGGCGCTACGACCATCTCCCTCGGGGCTCCACCACCTACCTCGGCCTGGCGGCGCTCGTTCTCGCCGGGGCGGGGATCCGCCGCCGCCGATCGTCCCTCCTCCTCGCCGGCGGCGCCTTTCTCTTTCTGCTTCTCTCCCTCGGGCCGGACCTGATGGTGCGGATCGGCGTGACGACCGGAATTCCCCTCCCCTACCGGATCGTGCAGTCCCTCCCGATCCTCCGTTTTCTGCGCGTGCCGAACCGTTTTCTGATCCCCTATTCGCTGTTGGCGGCGCCCCTGGTGGCGGCCGGTTTCACGCGGCTTTGGGCGGACCG is part of the Candidatus Eisenbacteria bacterium genome and encodes:
- a CDS encoding glycosyltransferase family 9 protein, yielding METERHMPYRNALVIQTGFVGDMVLTSPLLRALRNAAPEGRLTLLHDPRTEGIVRACPHLDERIVYRKRGEERGFRAGLRLVRRLRAARYDLVVSPHRSIRSGLLAFLSGAPRRIGFRHPSCSLFYTDVVDYNRWEGTFIRRKLRLLEPLGVEGADETPELYLAAEDREEARLLLGDAEVRPPYAVLAVGSAWPTKRWPAERFGELAALLAADGIASVAVGGPDEKDAGRRAAAIGPLADLTGRTGLGAVGALLEGAALFVGNDSGVLHMARAARTPAVALFGPTGPEQFAFDSLVRVVKSDEPCAPCSDHGGRECPRGAPVCLARISAARVKDEASALLRAAPEPADA
- a CDS encoding tetratricopeptide repeat protein, whose amino-acid sequence is MAKRTGPLRGLLPEIVLYGIAFAAQALYIITIRNEPTFRAPVVDGGVYVAAAESILRGEGIGPGPFRFGPLYPYMLALWLRLAGGSLLGAHLLQALWTALTAPLLHRLGRALLGRTAGLVAGFAAAFYWPLIYFAGEPLIEPVLLPILLVSLLLLLRMERKGGGWTVFAAGAALGLSAIARPNALFPAGVFILREALRRRPARAAILLAGVLLPVLPVTVRNVVAGGDAVLISSTAGINFYIGNNERSGGRDSSFPGMVQWTFDKVHRLAEIETGHAMKPSAVSRHYLRKGLAWAALEPGRFLLLQGRKAVALLSSYEMPNVKDPLFYRDRSPFLRLPLFLGFGAAAPLALLGLLRRRRRPGEGTALLFFGAWTFSALLFFVNARYRLPLVPFFLLYGAMGATRLAGAMRADRRRAAALIAALIAAFFLVNWNPLGRVDDPSQAWFNEAWARQQTGDREGALEGYDRVNPGSAWYPLALNNRAVLFLREASVDKALRDLVRAVEIDSTYYDAWSNLGRVYYNAGRPDEAALAFGRAARLRPDDPAHHANLGLARKGTGDLEGAAEAFRGALRADDGYGKAREHLAETLVILGANDEARAELERILRDDPRNATAWYHLGTVRRRSGDDAGAREAWRTVIRLEPDGRLAPLARAALGE
- a CDS encoding glycosyltransferase family 2 protein, whose amino-acid sequence is MRETISAVVITRNEEAEIADCLAALRWADEIVVMDSESTDRTVEIARGIADRVELRPFSGFTDQKRAVTEIARGPWILNVDADERVGPELRDEILALLERGPDRNGYTVPRLTWYLGRFIRHGGWYPDRKLRLFRKERAEWIGGMVHESVRVDGPTGELIHPLLHYSFRALDDHRATIERFTRLGAEDLAKRGRGGRLFDIVLRPPAAFLKFYLLRAGFLDGWRGLLIALFSARHTGLKHLRARRLRRAKGARRGEKS
- a CDS encoding CPBP family intramembrane metalloprotease is translated as MSDGAKGKNPILFNRYGITRVVWRALLYPLILGAAVIALGIVFSPLLGRTEFSVGATSLEDIGPGFVLAGYAMLIAALLVAGYVMTRFLDRRPFAGIGLGLHERWGTELGTGLVLGAFFITAVVLLQTLAGSVRLSPAGGDPGGVAARLLVHAAIFVCVAVLEELAFRGYALQLLAEGFSLFGDRAGKIVAALLLSIPFGVTHYFNTGGTLTGALSTGLAGLILSLAYFRTRSLWLPIGMHVTWNFFMAAVYSLPVSGEILPRTPFDASVGGPVWASGGSFGPEGSLFAFLVMIGMAVFLMRCRGLFISEKAAAWFPAPAERTAAKEEEAESKEKPAVEAGP
- a CDS encoding glycosyltransferase family 9 protein, producing MPDRAMETPARNVVVFRTDRIGDLILSTPLFEAIKIASPETRVTLVAPPYALPAVEENPHLDETIPWDIKGWAEVRPFAARLRRERFDAAVLLNPGWYDGWAAVIAGIPFRTGPLARPAGFALLNRGVRQARSRSRLHQSELDAAFAKTITGRTRKGTPRPRIWLRDEERRRGGALLLGSGMNASPPRVGIHAGSGGSAVLWPERHYAALGRLFTREGWNVALTGGPGEEERVARLAAEIGDRAFPLAGTADLRVFFGMLTHLDLFIAPSTGPLHAAAALGVPVAAPYSPLPSQSAGRWGPRADRAVVLTPDVDCPERIRCAGERCPHHPCMERIEPERFFEEAAALARRGRESR
- a CDS encoding sulfatase, which gives rise to MRTRTGGRMARGAAALLLASLFLSCGGGEKAPLRGAVLILIDTCRYDDVGARTEAGPVTPNLDAFTERAVRFTRASSPAPWTLPSVASLLTGLYPTSHGAAGRYPEFSRLRDEVTTLPERLRAAGFRTAAFVNVAFLDPVLGLDRGFDLYDYVPGANLTIRRAGETFDEAIRWLDENREEPFFLLIHLFDPHMDFDPPEPFRTRFLETYDWEMEPPFTGVERWKKERMVTPEIRDFARTLYRAEIAAVDEGCGRFFEWMDGAGLMDETVVVVTADHGEEFWDHGRFEHGHSLYEELLHVPLLLRAGNRFKPAEVDRRVGLVDVMPTLLDVLGEEDGGEGDLDGESLAPLIEGKAPDGPRYRFAESLLYGQEWKAVIGERYKFSYNEEQRRMALFDLLIDPGEKQDLAETDEEIVKEMADLLLAWFRGQLERTGGSLRGGEVVDMEEEVVEKLRSLGYIR